Part of the Lotus japonicus ecotype B-129 chromosome 6, LjGifu_v1.2 genome, AAAAGTAAAAGCATAATAAAGCAAATATTCACTTAGCACACCAAACATACAGATGCCACAGTATTTGACACTTACCACCAGTCTTACAAAGCACTAACATATTTAATCAGAAAGCAGACCTCAAAAAGTTTTTTTTCCACTTTTTGAAGTTAGTAGTTAGAAGATgacttaaaatttaaattaaagaaCGCAAAATCAAAATATTAGAAACCTTGCACTGACTGTTGGTAGCATTACACTTGTCAGCTGCCAAGCCCAAATTCAACATGACAGATGCGGCGTCTGTATATCTGTGTAATGAGAACAAGAATTCATTAAGAGAGAACAAAAAGTTGGGATGTTATGAGATCCGCTTGAGAAGAAGAAACAATAAACATGAGGAAAAGAGCATCTGTTTCCTAAACCCTCATTGTAACTATAAGGGAAACTTTTAAATACCAAGAGAAATATTCATTCAGAGATATATCATTAAATGGTGCATGACTTATGCTTCAGGCAAAGGCATCAAAGTGTTGCATAAATCGTAaattgccaaaaaaaaaattgacttcTTTACTTGTACCAAAATTTGAAAAGCTTGTTAACAAAAAACTGGTTCAAGGACATAGAGCAAACCCAACACTCACAAAATTCCAAACAAAGAATTACCCAAAAACAACAATAGATCAAGGTAAAAACAAGATGCATGAGGATAAAGAAAATATAAGCTTTGAGGATGAAGAAAAGAGGGCAGGGGTCTAGTTTTGATGGGAAATAACTAATCAACTATGATTCCCTAGTTTCAGTTCCCATTAGTTTGATCTTAGGTAGCGTTTGACAATCAAACAGGACAGAAAGGAGCAAACTGTTTTGTTCTATTCTGTTTAGCTCACTGTTTTAGTGGAACTTAAATGTACCATTTTAAGTCTGGTGTATAGAATAGAACACATTTATTTTGTTCTGTCTGTTCTAGCCTACCTATCAGATGTTACCTGTGTGTCAAATGTGCCTGTTCAGTTGAAACTACCAAGGGTCTATCTCgtgaaaaaaatgtatttttaattaatgctcaTATAATTAAGAATACAGTTCAAAAAACTCTTCTTTGAAGAAGCAATCTGTGCAATGAAGAGTTTTAGAAGCTCCCCCGTTCTGTTTGAACCATGCTATACAATTTCTGAGGTATCACCCTAGGGCCTGGGCAACTGCCAGTAAGACTCCAGACTTATCTTTTCCCTTCTATTGAGTTTAAAATCATTGGTGTCTATTGTTATTGCAAAGAAATGCTTTCAGGGCAATatattactaaaaaaaattcgTTCAAAACTATTGATCTTTCCTGCAACAGCCATAAAGCTCTTCAAGCCTCCTATTATAAATTTGGAAGGGCTATTCATAGAACCCAAGCAATCACCGACACGGCCCTTTATCATCAGATCATTTCCTGAAAATCACTGGAAGCCTAACATGCTATGTACCTCCAACTGATCTGATTTTCATACCCAAACTTCAGGGCgttaaataatttaattcatTTGCCATCCTATTTCAATTTGGCTATCATAGATAAACAGTGTCTACACTACATAGCATGCACCAAGTTGAACATCTGCATATGTTATTGACAGAGTGAGAAAAAAAATCTGTATGATAACGCCATATACAGACACAGTGGAAAAAACAGACATGCAGGACCTTGTGTTTATGAATCTTGAGAAACATAACCCATTTAGAGGAATATAAATTATGTCCATCTTATATTACACTTTTCAAGACTCAGCTATGCTTTTTGACTAATTCTGCATCAGATGTGTCAACATACAAAAATAAACACGATGGAGAATCATGACATAGAATCCAATTACACAGCACAAGGAAAAAAACTACATTCAATTTATTGTATAATAGTATAATATAGGGTTTGCTTCATACTCTTTGTACCATCAAAAtgtaatttcttaatttttacaGAACTTACTTCTCAAGTTTTATATAAACACTACTGGCAGCGCGATATAGATCAAAGGTCATCTGTTCCTTTCCATCCTCTTCAAGAATTGTACAAGCATCTGCATATAGCTGAACAGCTTCTTCAGGCATGGCATCTTCCAAAGCACTACACAGGGGAAAAGGTATAATAAATAGAGACAAATAAATTCCAACCAGACAATAAATAATGCACTACTTTACATCCAGATACTATATATACTTATTGTTGGTAAAATGCCGCATCTGCAGTACTACATTGTGGAGCTGGTAGAACTAGTGCCATCATGATATAAAAAATTTAGCAGACCTATATGGATGACttgtaattatttattattgacTCAAGCTATTATTTCCTCCATAGTAATCATTGACTTAACAATTATAGAAAGAAATCTCATGAGAGAAGAGGAGAAACAAGAATGCGGCAACCCTACCCATATCTGAAATGGCAACCTTTTGAAAAAGTCACGAGCAGCAGACTGCAAACCTAATAGTTTACTATATGTTAATGGTTAGTTGGTCGCTTCAACAACAACCGCCAAGGGTTGGCTACATGGATCATATGACGCTATAGTATCTTATCACGAACCAGTCTAAAGATAGACCATTTAAATCCAAATATTTCTTAATGATTGGACCTATAATTGTTATTGGCCTACCTGTACCTCCAAATTTTGGCCTATCCTCTATAACTATTTGATCTACTCTCCTAAATCCTAACCTTGCTTTTACGGGTTTTCTCCACAAATACTCAAACCAGCTAGGACAAGACTGCCATATTCTCTACAGAAATGCAAATAATACAATATAATACGTAATTCAGCTGCAACGTAATAGAGTAAACAATCTATTTACCGGGCTCCCTTTCCAAGAGCATCAGATGCAGGTTGTGGTCTGTCACATTCCATGTACAACTCAGATGCCTTTCTATAGAAGTCCGCAGCTTCTCTCCAGTTGCTCAGTTCCTTGGCCAGGGCAGCGGCAGATTCCATGTGCTTAGCTGCATCCCAAGGTCTGGCTTACTTGTCAGGAAAGACAGACAGACAGTTTAACACAGTGAATCCAATAACATTAAATAGACCCGGATCCTTTTTTATCCTCAATGGCAGAAGATGAAAAGGACTATAATCAAATAATAAAAGGATACGAAGAAAGCATCTCTTGTCCTTTTGAAGCTTTCTCAAATGCAATTTTGGCTTTCTCATAGTCCTTGGCAAGTCTAAATCCATTCGCTACAGGAGAATAAGAGTTTAGTAAATTTACAAGCCCACCTTTAACTTTCCTCCAAAATTTCATTTTGCTAAAATTATTTGCACAAACAATCAAATATTTAGAAATGCTTGAATACTTTACCAGCCTGCTCATAAAGAACAGTAGCATTTCTCCAATCTGCATTCCACCTCGTGAGACTGAGTCTTGTTCtgaaacaaaaattgaaatagAAGGTAAAAAAGACAAGCAGCACAACTAATCTGTTTTTATATCAAATGGATCAGCCACAATTTAATCATATTGAGAATAAGATGCAAGTTCCCTGATCCACTCACACTACTTATTTCTATTAAAAAATGATACAAAAGTATTTTAGTCCTCAAGCACTTGTAAGTACTTGCAATTGATCATATCACATCCCACATGAAGCTAAATACATGATCAACACCAATTACATAGAAGGGTCTCCACTCTCCACAACCCATGAACAATATGGTACCAAAAGTACTTGGATCATATCAAACTAAGCAACAAAATTGTATCTAGCATCATTTTCATTCCATTTTATTGTTAAAACACAAAAAGCATATGCTATATGTTTCAAAGCGAGCAAACAAGGAAAACCCACATGgcaaaatgaaaaaagaaaccaACTTGCAGCAAAATCGACGCTAACAATAGAGATAGAATAGATGGGTCGAATCACAGATCGTGgcattgaaaacaaaaaatggatgatgatgatgaatagaGAAATGAGAGGGGTATAAGAGAGAACAGACAGCTTATCAGCTTTGGCGATCAACTTGTTGGGATCAGAGGCCGCCATGGTTGGCTGCGTGCGTGCGTGCGTGCGTGCGTCTGGGAAATCCTTTCCGAGATTCTAGTGCTGTCGTCGGGAATCACCTCCTCCAGACATGCTCATCTGGGTCCAGTAACAACTTACCACGTCGCACCAATGTTGTTTATTCCTAAGACCATCcacaatggttaaacaaaaaatgttttgtttaacccttttctaccccactttttctcttcccaacactccacatcatcttctctctccaattcaacaaactttcaacaattacccactccaatggttttgtttaactctcaacaccctaccccaccactcaccactcaccctaccccaccacttttttatttcacatttttatttaattttatatttttgtttttataattacataaaattacaattatcgatttaaattaaattaaaacaataaacacttaacgattttattttttttaaatatagactttttttttaaaatatagactataattttttttttcttaacttaaaacgcaagacaacaaactaagcatacaagaatttattttattttcttaaaataaaatgcaagacaacaaactaagcacacaatatcttaaaatgcaagacaaggaaaaactaagcacacaacacacaaataacgtaaatagtacgatacaaatcatcttcaatcctgagacattccaaactttgcccagatgtgcttcactagatctgcttgc contains:
- the LOC130723347 gene encoding gamma-soluble NSF attachment protein; this translates as MAASDPNKLIAKADKLTRLSLTRWNADWRNATVLYEQAANGFRLAKDYEKAKIAFEKASKGQEMLSSPWDAAKHMESAAALAKELSNWREAADFYRKASELYMECDRPQPASDALGKGARALEDAMPEEAVQLYADACTILEEDGKEQMTFDLYRAASSVYIKLEKYTDAASVMLNLGLAADKCNATNSQCKAYLGAIIIYLYAHDFKQAQKCYNDCSQIDAFLSSDQSRCASKFLAAYTDGDVEEIKRIAQSSAVSHLDHVIIKLARKLPTGDVSGFKTATAEDDEQLDEDDLT